In Citrobacter sp. RHB25-C09, the following proteins share a genomic window:
- a CDS encoding fimbria/pilus periplasmic chaperone — protein sequence MKRILLSSLLALMLPAHADVVIYGTRVIYPSERNEIIVQLMNQSSKASLVQSWIDDGDTTIPPERIQVPFLLTPPVVRIKGKSGQQIKIKKMPNSLPADKESLFYFNVLDIPPNVSEQEGKNTLKFAMQNRLKLVYRPKGIATVTQDSIKKIALIKKQGAMQIKNDTANWITVPKIDVHNVQLNAKTILLPPLSSQSVTLKSSSSSHYNITIIDDRGNYVSDMVRVK from the coding sequence ATGAAACGGATTTTATTATCGAGCCTGCTAGCGCTTATGCTTCCCGCTCACGCGGATGTTGTCATTTATGGTACTCGCGTTATTTACCCGTCAGAGAGAAATGAAATTATCGTGCAACTGATGAACCAGAGCAGTAAAGCGTCTCTGGTTCAGTCCTGGATTGACGATGGCGACACGACGATCCCGCCTGAAAGAATCCAGGTGCCATTTTTATTGACCCCTCCCGTTGTACGCATTAAAGGTAAATCAGGGCAGCAAATTAAAATCAAGAAAATGCCTAATTCGTTACCTGCCGACAAAGAAAGCCTTTTCTATTTTAACGTGCTGGATATTCCGCCGAATGTCAGCGAGCAGGAAGGGAAAAACACCCTGAAATTTGCCATGCAGAACCGCTTAAAACTGGTATATCGGCCGAAAGGTATTGCAACGGTAACGCAAGATAGTATTAAAAAAATCGCCTTGATAAAAAAACAGGGCGCAATGCAAATTAAAAATGACACGGCTAACTGGATCACCGTCCCTAAAATTGATGTGCATAATGTTCAGCTTAATGCCAAAACCATTTTGCTACCGCCTTTGTCCAGTCAATCTGTTACGTTGAAATCCAGTTCCAGCAGTCATTATAACATCACTATTATTGACGATCGTGGGAATTATGTCAGCGATATGGTGCGGGTTAAATAA
- a CDS encoding fimbrial protein has product MKKSVIFTVFLPLLFSGMANAADTNVVTEDGQLVIKATVEGSSCHFSSDGGNSATIDMGVISTSDVYKLGIGAVDTTKWNNEGDVLEIVCPDGVKLNQITFDPTLFSDTHSGLLQDDSGDTTGVGFAVDFHNTDSASVQITQKNQIVDVSSLTGTASGDGGVVYSLKFDARWARLAQVVKAGDVKSTIKFTVETD; this is encoded by the coding sequence ATGAAGAAGTCCGTTATTTTCACAGTATTTCTCCCATTATTATTTTCAGGCATGGCAAACGCAGCGGATACCAATGTTGTTACTGAGGATGGCCAACTGGTAATTAAAGCCACCGTGGAAGGTTCTTCCTGCCACTTTAGTTCCGATGGCGGCAATTCAGCAACTATTGATATGGGTGTTATTTCAACCTCTGACGTTTATAAGTTAGGTATCGGCGCAGTGGATACAACAAAGTGGAATAACGAAGGGGATGTGCTGGAGATCGTTTGTCCTGACGGCGTTAAGCTTAATCAAATTACCTTTGATCCCACTCTATTTTCTGACACCCATTCGGGGCTGTTGCAGGATGATAGCGGCGATACCACCGGGGTCGGCTTCGCGGTAGATTTTCATAATACCGATTCCGCAAGCGTACAAATTACGCAAAAAAACCAGATTGTCGATGTCAGCAGTTTGACCGGAACGGCATCGGGTGACGGTGGCGTGGTATATTCACTCAAATTTGATGCCCGTTGGGCACGACTGGCGCAGGTAGTCAAAGCCGGCGATGTAAAATCAACGATCAAATTTACCGTTGAAACTGATTAG
- a CDS encoding fimbrial protein: MKWILFAMLTLCSFWAQADKCDFIPPDSINGEYTFTPNAMTGTLDGGLFAAGQNDTIVLSCNSTVNAWLKAVMAIIQSDKFAFRVGSKYYIISFSVDYQQQSQIPAKAKYTLSDFFDMAGLVLHYSIVEADSPGGAKVILPGAIIPLVTTLNLDYCQGNVTNCALDKKINYTINFLMDLDITTCAFGDQEIDLGTININDLNKKPFELHPVQFTCQGSGSGSLKFTPDNVVFYFEPISPLATDAVTLTNDYGTSSASAGAVGFQLSMDGTTSIGYGSSHPYTSSAVTGGTVPINIYARTRTYEGKVTAGEAMSRVKVVVDYH; the protein is encoded by the coding sequence ATGAAATGGATACTCTTCGCGATGCTCACCCTGTGCTCATTTTGGGCGCAGGCCGATAAATGTGACTTTATTCCACCGGATAGCATTAATGGAGAATATACGTTCACCCCGAATGCCATGACGGGCACCCTTGACGGCGGGCTTTTTGCGGCGGGTCAGAATGACACGATTGTATTGTCTTGCAACTCGACCGTGAATGCGTGGTTGAAGGCAGTCATGGCCATCATTCAGAGCGATAAATTTGCCTTTCGGGTGGGCAGCAAATACTACATTATCTCTTTTAGCGTTGACTATCAGCAACAGAGCCAGATCCCGGCAAAAGCGAAATATACGCTGTCAGATTTTTTCGATATGGCAGGGTTAGTCCTTCACTATTCCATCGTGGAGGCTGACTCTCCTGGCGGCGCAAAGGTGATACTGCCGGGGGCCATTATTCCGTTAGTGACCACGTTGAATCTGGATTATTGCCAGGGGAATGTCACAAACTGCGCTCTGGACAAAAAAATCAATTACACCATCAATTTTCTTATGGATCTCGATATTACGACCTGTGCGTTTGGTGACCAGGAGATTGATTTGGGCACTATAAATATCAACGACCTGAATAAAAAGCCGTTCGAACTTCATCCCGTACAATTTACCTGTCAGGGGAGCGGTTCAGGAAGTCTGAAATTTACCCCGGATAACGTTGTGTTCTATTTTGAACCGATCAGTCCATTGGCGACGGATGCCGTGACGTTGACCAATGACTATGGCACATCTTCCGCCAGTGCAGGTGCGGTGGGATTTCAGCTATCAATGGATGGAACGACAAGTATTGGATATGGCAGTTCCCACCCCTACACGTCGTCAGCAGTTACGGGAGGCACCGTGCCAATAAATATCTACGCACGAACTCGAACCTATGAAGGGAAAGTGACGGCAGGTGAAGCCATGAGCAGAGTGAAAGTGGTTGTCGATTATCATTAA
- a CDS encoding fimbrial biogenesis outer membrane usher protein: MLRKTPLASAIFILLFSSPLFAEEETFDTHFMMGGLKGEKRSRFIIDAEKPMPGSYGLDLYVNNEWGGKYELNVKDEPDNTCLTLDILQQLGIKTENLKTVNESRCVPLKAAVQGGDYVFDIGRFRLDLNVPQAWVNEREYGYVEPENWDRGINALYTSYYVSQYYSDYKNAGNSKNTFARFNSGLNLLGWQLHSDASYSKTDDNSEEWKSNTLYLERGIPEITGTLRAGEMYTSSDIFDAVRFRGIRLYRDMQMLPNSKQNFTPVVQGIAQSNALVTIEQNGFIVYQKEVPPGPFAIADLQLAGGGADLDVSVKEADGSIITYLVPYSSVPNMLQPGVAKYDFVAGHSHIEGASHQSDFVQASYQYGLNNLLTLYGGTMLGDNYNAFTLGTGWNTRIGAVSLDATQAYSKQDNGDVFNGQSYQIAWNKYLSQTRTRFGLAAYRYSSRDYRTFNDHVWANNKNNYQRDENDIYDIADYYQYDFGRKNSFSANISQPLPERWGTFSLSTLWRDYWGRNGNSKDYQLSYSNSWQRLTYTLSASQTYDEDHHEDKRFNLFISIPFDWGDGVSASRRQLYLSNSTTFDEGGFASNNTGLTGTAGERDQFAYGVNLSHQRQDSETTAGTNLTWRAPVATLSGSYSQSSDYTQSGVSVSGGVVAWSDGVNFANRLSDTFAIIEAPGLEGAYINGQKYRMTNAKGMVLYDGLSAYRENRLTLDISNTHSETELQGNRKSVAPYRGAIVKARFDTDQRKPWYFRALKADGSPLTFGYEVEDQQGNNIGVVGQGSRLFIRTNDVPEIIKVAVDKQQGRYCTIAFNKEIDANKTYTCQ; encoded by the coding sequence ATGTTACGGAAAACTCCGCTAGCTTCTGCGATATTTATATTGCTTTTCTCGTCTCCTCTGTTTGCGGAGGAGGAGACGTTTGATACCCATTTTATGATGGGGGGGCTGAAAGGCGAAAAAAGGAGTCGTTTTATCATAGATGCTGAAAAGCCTATGCCCGGCAGCTACGGTTTAGACCTCTATGTGAATAATGAGTGGGGCGGCAAATACGAGTTAAATGTTAAGGATGAACCTGACAATACCTGTTTAACGCTGGATATCCTGCAACAACTGGGCATAAAAACGGAGAACCTTAAGACGGTTAACGAAAGTCGGTGCGTGCCTTTAAAAGCTGCTGTGCAGGGTGGCGATTATGTTTTTGATATTGGCCGTTTTCGCCTCGACCTGAATGTGCCTCAGGCCTGGGTGAACGAACGGGAGTATGGCTACGTTGAGCCGGAAAACTGGGATCGCGGTATTAATGCACTGTATACCTCGTATTACGTCAGTCAGTACTACAGTGATTATAAAAATGCAGGTAACAGTAAGAATACGTTCGCTCGTTTTAATAGTGGCTTGAACCTGCTTGGCTGGCAGTTGCATTCGGACGCCAGTTACAGCAAAACTGACGATAATAGCGAAGAATGGAAGAGTAATACGCTCTACCTGGAACGCGGGATCCCGGAAATTACTGGAACGCTACGCGCAGGGGAAATGTACACGTCATCTGATATTTTTGATGCAGTTCGCTTTCGCGGGATCCGCCTGTATCGCGACATGCAAATGTTGCCGAACTCTAAGCAGAATTTTACGCCCGTCGTGCAAGGGATCGCGCAAAGCAACGCCCTGGTCACGATTGAGCAAAACGGCTTTATTGTGTACCAGAAAGAGGTGCCGCCGGGACCGTTTGCGATTGCAGATTTGCAACTGGCAGGCGGTGGAGCCGATCTGGACGTTAGTGTCAAAGAAGCTGATGGCAGCATTATCACTTATCTGGTCCCTTACTCATCTGTTCCCAATATGCTCCAGCCTGGCGTAGCGAAATACGATTTCGTTGCCGGTCATAGTCATATTGAAGGTGCAAGTCATCAAAGTGATTTTGTGCAGGCCAGCTATCAGTATGGCCTCAATAACCTGTTGACCCTCTACGGTGGCACGATGCTGGGGGATAATTATAATGCGTTCACACTGGGCACCGGTTGGAATACGCGTATTGGCGCCGTTTCTCTCGACGCCACACAGGCGTACAGTAAACAAGACAATGGCGATGTTTTTAACGGACAAAGCTATCAGATAGCGTGGAATAAATATCTCTCGCAAACCCGAACGCGTTTTGGTCTGGCGGCGTATCGCTATTCGTCCCGTGATTATCGCACCTTTAACGATCATGTCTGGGCAAATAACAAAAATAACTACCAGCGCGACGAGAATGATATCTACGATATTGCTGATTACTATCAGTATGATTTTGGCCGTAAGAACAGTTTCTCCGCCAATATCAGCCAGCCGCTTCCTGAGCGCTGGGGGACTTTTTCATTAAGTACTCTGTGGCGTGATTACTGGGGGCGCAATGGTAACAGCAAAGACTATCAGTTGAGCTATTCCAACAGTTGGCAACGACTGACCTATACGCTGTCTGCCAGTCAGACCTACGACGAAGATCATCATGAAGATAAGCGTTTCAACCTCTTCATTTCGATTCCCTTTGACTGGGGCGATGGTGTGTCTGCGTCCAGGCGCCAACTGTATCTCTCGAACTCCACCACTTTTGATGAGGGCGGCTTCGCGTCAAATAACACCGGGCTGACCGGTACTGCGGGCGAGCGCGACCAGTTTGCTTATGGTGTAAACCTGAGTCATCAGCGACAGGACAGTGAAACAACCGCCGGAACGAACCTTACCTGGCGGGCACCCGTGGCAACATTAAGCGGCAGCTATAGCCAGTCGTCAGACTATACGCAGAGCGGTGTGAGCGTTTCGGGAGGCGTTGTTGCCTGGTCTGATGGCGTGAATTTCGCCAACCGTCTTTCCGATACGTTTGCAATCATTGAAGCGCCGGGGTTGGAAGGCGCTTATATCAATGGACAGAAATATCGGATGACCAATGCCAAAGGCATGGTGCTCTACGACGGCTTAAGCGCCTATCGCGAGAACCGTCTTACTCTGGATATTTCCAATACGCACAGTGAAACCGAATTGCAAGGTAACCGCAAAAGCGTTGCTCCCTATCGCGGGGCTATTGTTAAAGCGCGGTTCGATACCGATCAGCGCAAACCCTGGTATTTCAGAGCGCTCAAAGCGGATGGTTCTCCTTTGACCTTCGGCTACGAGGTAGAAGATCAACAGGGCAATAACATCGGCGTCGTTGGCCAGGGCAGCCGGTTATTTATTCGAACCAATGATGTGCCGGAAATAATCAAGGTCGCCGTTGATAAACAGCAGGGACGTTACTGCACTATCGCTTTCAATAAAGAGATTGATGCAAACAAGACCTATACCTGCCAATAA
- a CDS encoding RcnB family protein, translated as MKNKWVLGTLFLLSSTVWAAPAATAATKGIDQYELSSFVADFIHFKPGDTVPEMYRTSEYNIKQWQLRNLPAPDAGTHWTYMGGAYVLIGDADGKIIKAYDGEIFYHR; from the coding sequence ATGAAAAATAAATGGGTGCTGGGCACGCTGTTCCTCCTGTCCAGTACGGTGTGGGCCGCACCTGCTGCAACTGCTGCCACCAAGGGGATCGATCAATACGAACTCAGCAGCTTTGTCGCCGACTTCATTCATTTCAAACCGGGCGATACGGTGCCGGAAATGTATCGCACCAGTGAATACAATATCAAACAGTGGCAATTGCGTAATTTACCTGCACCGGACGCCGGAACGCACTGGACTTACATGGGGGGCGCGTATGTGCTGATCGGCGACGCTGATGGCAAGATCATTAAAGCCTATGATGGCGAAATTTTTTATCATCGCTAA
- a CDS encoding DUF2574 family protein produces the protein MKKNVIWGIFALAYGMSSYAFASDELDGEITLVGQVVEFTCLIDLDLGEMQKDCLNVVQPFASTREQSQRQGIITTRLSLANDTQRQIILNTYD, from the coding sequence ATGAAAAAAAATGTTATCTGGGGAATATTTGCGCTTGCTTATGGAATGAGTTCTTACGCTTTCGCTTCTGACGAGCTGGACGGCGAAATCACCCTGGTTGGACAGGTCGTTGAATTCACATGTCTGATCGACCTGGATCTCGGCGAGATGCAAAAAGATTGCCTGAACGTCGTGCAACCGTTCGCGTCAACACGGGAGCAAAGCCAGCGGCAGGGGATCATCACGACGCGTCTTTCTCTCGCAAACGATACTCAGCGACAAATTATTCTGAATACTTACGATTGA